The window TGATCTTTTTCAGGGGAATGTCAATGTAGAGGTAGAGGAAGGTATGAAGGCAGGAATAGCAAATAAGTTTCTAAATTATATGAGCCATACTTAAGGCAGTTGAGAAACTCTGTGCTAAGGAGCTGGCTGAAGCCCAGAGAGTGCGAACTAACTGTGTGCAACACTAAGACATGAGGCTGGCTGACTCCACAGCAGCactggaagaagagtgagaaacAGACGACATCAGCCAGGTGACTTATGCATTCACAAAAGGAGAGTGGACAACAAGTTAGGATACCATGGTGCTTTGTAAAAGAAGGACTTCTAGATCTTTAAAAGTATGTCTCTGAATAAAAGAAATCCAACGGATTAGTACTAGAGATGACATGCAAGTTGCTAACACAGAACTGGAGAGGTTCACGCCTGTAGACTAACTGTCCTGTAGACTTATGCACAGACATGGCCTAAGGCAAAGGATAGAGTTATGCTGACATTCCATAACAGAGTGAGTCCTCTCTAGCCACACCGCACTGGAGCAAAGCGGATCACGGGTTATCTTCACATCGAGGACTGAGAAGTCTGCATGCCCTTCTATCTGGAGAGTAACGTGGACTAAACTCGAGCTTCTCTGCTTAGGATGTGAGGAAACATTGAGCCCTTCTACGTCTTAAGGACTGATCTTTTGTTGGAAACAACTTCTGAACTATGAAAAGATTTTACTTTCATGTAGATGAATTCTAACCTTGTAGACTCTCCTAGAAATTGGAAAAAGGTTGGCTATCCTGAATATCACTACAGCATACCATATAAAAAGGTAAAAgttaacaggaaaaaaattatatttgacTCATGGAACAAAATGAGAACTAAAATCCTTTccatttgttaaaaaacaaactcCCTAATAAGCTATTAtaaaaaaagcagaaaattatGAAAAGCATCAATATGTATTGCATCTtttgtgtttggagacagggtttctgtgtagctatcctggagctcactctataccagactggcctcaaactcagagatcagcctgtttctgcctcccaagcactaggattaaaggcatgtgacaccacTGCCCAGCATGTGTTGTAATGTAATCttttaatgtaattattttaaaaatctgaccATTGAACATGGAAATGTTTTACGATAGCAGTTTAAAATGTTTAAGGCTGTAGTGTACTAGTTTATTTAAAAGATATTATCTTTATTAGTATTCCTAAAGACTAATTTTGAATCAcgatatacattaaatataataCGCTTCCACACTACTTGCTCGTACTAGAGAACCTATCACTTATGTTTCCacacctctttcttttcttttcctttctttagctttgttgagactgggtttccctgtcctgtgtagctctggctgtcccgaaactcactttgtagaccacgctagcctcaaactcagagatctacctgcctctacctcctgagtgctgggattaaaggtgagtaccaccactcctggctcCATATCTGTTTCTTGCTCTCCTTTGAACCTCTCCACAGTTCATCTTGGGACACACAGAATGGAGTAGACAtcaagtgaataagtaaataaatgaaagggGCACAGCTGATGGTTTGTTAGTAAACTTTGAAAAaaagctgacaaaagaattgagAGTTCAAGCTATGAATtgtatagtgagatcctgtctcagaacataaacaaacaatcaaacaaacacagcaaaacaaGAAGAGAAGCACCTCGTCAGAAGATGGTGGGAAAACAGAGTGAACTCAAGAATTTTCTGAAACACTGATGTGCCAAAGAAGGTAATTGTTAGGAAAAGAGCTTCTCAGTCTTCTTGAGAAAGGGGGTtaaggatgaatgaatgaacgaagaACAAGAGTGGAGGAATTATACAGACCCAGGCCAGTCTAAAGTCTAAGAGAAATGGGTGAGAGAACAAGGGATGGCCTGTTCAGCTACTTATGTGCTGAGTAAAACAGTCTGGAGGGACAGACCATCCAGACAAAGAACCAGTGCTATTTCACAAGACAGCAGCTAGAGTCACAGGCTAGACCACCAAAGGCTGAGTTATGATACCATGAAGATGGCAGAATTTCCATAGGTGAGGACAAGTGCTCCTACACTGAAAATATTCAGAATCAAAATTCTTAAGAGGCAGATAATCACCTCCATAGTACTGAGTTCCTCTATCTcttaattttaaaagtgtttcttaCACACGTGGATCAATGAGTGCACTATTACAtaacaaaaatctttaaaagaacactttGCTTTTAGAAGACATTAATACTTACTACAGATTGAAAGTATTCAGGAGAGATGCCCTCCAATTCAAGGattttatcttcaagtttttTAATTCTCTGATAGATGTCTCTTGGTACTGGGCCTCCTAaatacataggaaaaaaaaatgctgaaatCTTAATAGTTCTGTTTtcttaccatttttatttttaaaatatcatgcaaatacatgtgtatataagAACAAAAAGCACTTAAAACTTAAGAAAATAAGCAGATGAAAGCAAAATCGATTGAAATCCTTAGCTCACGGCTTCACCCTTAGCTCATAGTTTTACTCTGCATCCTTTGAGACAAATTATAGACTTCTGCTTTCTAAatactacctctgcctcccacgttGCTGCAGGGTTGTCTGTGAGATTCACTTTCTGAGATACTGACTAGTTTCTAATAGGTGTTGGTAGTTACTGGAAGGGAAATCATGCAGTGAAAGACAACCGTTCCACTTGATGGCTATGCTATGTCCTATCATTTTCTTCAGCTTCTAGTTCTTCTAGCatgctatcctttttcctttGACCTGGAATACTGTTTAAAGGGGCTTTCCCCATCACTGTTATAGAGGAGGGCATGGTGTATTAAAGATACACAGACACCAAGCTCACTACTATATTCAGAATCTTTCTACTCCTTCAAGCTTCACACGCAgaccccctcaccccccaccctcccaccccccggCCTAGAGCACCAGTCTCTCTGGGTAAGTAGTGAGTTTGCTATGTGTATGAGAGCAACAGACAACTATTGAAGAACTTTTACCTAGGTAGAAGCAGTATCATATATGAGCCTGAAAAACTGCGCTTTGGCTACAGGATAAAGAGTGAGCTCTAGGAGGAACATCTAGAGGCATTAGGAGGAGAATCAAGACCCCGCTAACTAAATGAATGAGACTTGTGCTTGTTTCCCACTTGTCACTTCCTACAATGTCCTGGGCAAATTACTATCCTTCCAATAGGGACAGCACCATCACCTCCACAGGGTACTATTAAATACCACACTGGCATAGGCACGACACGTTCACACTGACAAACAGTACTGTTCAATAAATATAGGTTCATTTTCCCTATGCACTTATTCATTTATATTGTCAGTGAGTGCACTGGGGACCAGGACCACAATTATCTATATTTTGTAGTTGGTGGCTAATAATAATTAGAGGTAGCTATACAAGTTCCAAAATTGGCCATGGTAAAATATTACATTCATTTTCTGTTGTAACTTCAATAACGAGGCTAAGAGAATCTATTTGGAATTTGTTTCCCAAGTGGCAAGAAGTATAAGGATAAAAAGCCTAAGCACCAAGAACCTTACAGATCCTTTGGCTGCTTTATGTACCTAGAATGATGGCTTTACAGTGAATGTTCAAGGAAAATCTGGAAGCTAAAGGAATCTAATTTCCCTAAGACTTGCAAAGACATACCACAGAACATGACCCAGCTCTCCGCTTACCTGTCTGCAATCGCAAGTGAGCCTCAATATTCTGGAGTCGTTCTTCCACCGCCTGATTACCACAATCTCGAAGCATGCCCGTGGGTTTGTGACCTGACCCTGCAATTCCTTCAGGTCTAGTCTGAGGTCCATATGTATTCACAACTCTAGAAACTAAGTTAAGAAACTTTTAAGCCTATGTAAATTTATGTTTCAAGAACAGAAATTCTCTCTCCTCAATAGAACTTTATATTCTTTCCATGAAGATCAGCAAAGCccaagctcaaaaaaaaaaaaaaaaaaaaaaaaaagaaaagaaaaagaaaagaaaagtcaccaCTTTTGTTTTAGAAGAACGTTTAGATGAGAAAGGCACTCCTATTCCATATTGCTAAGAGGCTATAACAAACATCtgccagaaagagagaggggcaCTGAACGGTGGCCACTTACCCTTTACATGACTTTTAAATCCAGGATAAGGGGTAAAGACAGCATCAGTTCTTGCACAACTATTTTCTAGGGAGAATTTGGATACATTTagtttaaatttattcttaattACAAATGTACAAGATTATGATAAACTTTTAATAATTCACATTTTACTCATAAGAAAATTTCAAGTCAAAGTAATAATTACATTACAGTGACATACAGAAATACTTTGGGTGAACTTTATCCTCAAATTGGACCACATGTAATATTTTTCGTTAATGTTCAGATTTACATATAAAAACTATTACCATTAAGTGGCATAACTTCTGATAATCTTTAATGAAAATTAGTTATTACTAAGAACcattatataattcatatattatATAGCACCATACTCTAACTCTATCACACAAATAGAACCCAATTTACCAAATTATCTTAAGTTTTTCAGTGTACTTGTTATTACTAAATAACATGATCATGTAACAGAAGgattaattgtatattttatacatttttatcttAGAActctacatttaaaaaagacCCTGAAACCTTAAGTACAATATACAATGAAACCTCAAGTACAACACGAACTTGAAAATTACTAAGGAAAAGGCATCTACTCCTTTTAatcctactttttaaaaactgtgattTTTGGGAAAAATATGTTGTAAAAATGTTTCTAATAATTGTAGCAAGGTGAAAACTACAATTTCTTCCAAATTATGTATCaacaaataatttataaaaaattaGACATATGTTAATATAATCTATACTATTAAATATTAGCATAATTGTTATACATGAACACATTATATAATATAGTAACATAGAAATACAGATTAATGCTTGAAGTAACAGTAAAGCTATACATTGGCTGTAAATTTTTTGTTAAATTCTCATattactttgtaaaaaaaaaggatgtaaaatgaatttaAGTCCTTTGTTATTTcacaaaatttgatttttttaaaatcaatttttttcttacacCAACTTAAAGGTCTTATAAAAAAACACCAATACATGTatttaaacacaaaaatatatttcttaagtTTAAGTTTTAACGGATCTGTGATAAATTGAACTATAAATAAAATTGCAAACCTACTTGatcttttatatttaaagattaaacactcattttcttttccttggaaACACCTCAAAATATCTTCAACGGGTCTAGACGTCTTTACTCTTTCTATTCTTTCATTGGtctaaggatttttttaaaaagctatcatCCATTCCAGGGCTCTATTCCAAATGCACAGAGCCATCAGAGAGCAATGTGGCAGTGTGGGGACAGGGAATGCATGAGTGCCAGTCCCTCTCCACAGCAACTCAGGCAGCACTGTTTTGAGCCAGCAAGGGACTGAATGGGCTAAGGAATCCTGCTGAGCATTTCAGTTCTTGTCAACGTCTATCCCCTGGTGGTTTATAATAATGGAGTtagcagaaggaagagaggagtaaCATTAGTGACACATGTCCTTGCTCCCTCAGCAAACTCTTTTCTTGAAGTGCGTACAACTGGATTGCCACACCTGAGATTCTGCCACTGCTACACCTGCTATAAAGAGCTAAGTCTAGAGATCCACACAAGTTAACAGTAGAAGAGTTTAACTTAGCATCTGCAGTGAGCCCACATTATTATGTTAAGAGCATCACATATCAATGTGATTCTGAGTCACTTCCAGGTTCAATGGGCAATTTTATGTTTATAATCACTAAGAGATATTAATGGCAATAAGACGTTCAGCCCAATTACAAACCTTTCTCCATAATTTTTTACAAGGATAACTGATTATGATCTATGGCAATCTACACAGTATATGGTATTCTGTAGGTATACTGCAGACCTGGAAACACTGTAGCATCAAGTGAAGAGGACAAGGAGACTGAGGAGAAACAGCAAAGGTATGCGATGTGAAaaagggaaaggcctagggctCCACAGGTCTTCGTGACAAGCTGGGTGCATCATGAAACTCAGGAGTAAAGAGAAAACTGCTCCCTCCTGAGGAATGCTATTACTGCTACTAGGCTCACTGAATTAACATAATTTCACAGGTACATTTACAGACCTCAAGTTCATAATCCTTTGTCTTCTCCTAACAGCAAATCTAAACAACTCTGTCATCCAACATTTCACCTTCATTCTCTAAAGAAACTTTGATCTTCTCGGACTTGTGGTAAATATCTGTCTCTAGAGTTCGGCCTTCACTTGATGTTTTGTGTAACCAAAATGAAAATCAGCTTGGCAACAGGGCCCGTCactaaataaaggaaaattcTACTGCCTTAATTACCAACTAAAAACCTGTAAGACTGAATCTTGTTTTTGTtatgcatttttaaaacaaaatattacatCAGTTgtcaaaatgtttaaaattctatttaaaaaaacttCTAGTTACCTTGATTACAATCAATAACATTGCAAAATTCCCTGACGTTGTTTTCATTGATTTCAGCTTGTTTTCTCTCAATAAATGCAGATATTCGTCTGTCAATCTATAAACAACAAATAATTTAACAATCTAAACATAACAGaacttttaaaagtaatattaCCCTGATCCTTGTACCAGCCCAAACTTACTTCCGCTTTTCCAGCCTTTATTTGAACTACTTCTGGATCAAAATGGATTTGTGTCTTTTTCACATCCCCTAAATCATCGTCTTTGAGCTTTCCTTCATCTTGTAGGTCCCCAGTGGGAAGTTTGGCTCTTAGTTCACTCttggtctctgcttctgtttgtcTTAGTTCTGCAGCTGTTGAATTCTCTTTAATTAAAGACTGAAGTTTTGCTAAAAAAGGCTGAAAAGAACACAGTGACATCTGCTCAGGTTCAAACTCATCTCAACTAGTGATAGGTTTGTATAAGCTGCTGCTACATAAATGAGTATTACCAGTTATTAAATATGAAAAGCTGGTGGCACACAGGACACGCCGCAGGTCTGACCACACACAGGTTTGCTATTTTCTACTACTGTATAGCCCTTATCGCTTGCtgtacattattttttaaaaagaagacaagaaagaaaacctgaggacatttaaatttttctttgaggaaatcatTCTGTCATTCATCTTTTATTTTGTGCTAAATCAAAGCCTCAGTCTCTGGCCTGGATGCCTCTTAATTAACATGTCATTCAGAACACTAGCTTGAGTGTTCTCCGTCCTTAGCAGGAGAGCAGTGCTCACTCAGCAAAGCCCTGCATTA is drawn from Rattus norvegicus strain BN/NHsdMcwi chromosome 6, GRCr8, whole genome shotgun sequence and contains these coding sequences:
- the Mbip gene encoding MAP3K12-binding inhibitory protein 1 isoform 4 (isoform 4 is encoded by transcript variant 4), with product MAATAEHSSSSSCEKNLERSSSPLLTREVLCEVFRSLHTLTGQLNLRDDVVKITIDWNRLQSLSTSQPALLLTALEQHVLYLQPFLAKLQSLIKENSTAAELRQTEAETKSELRAKLPTGDLQDEGKLKDDDLGDVKKTQIHFDPEVVQIKAGKAEIDRRISAFIERKQAEINENNVREFCNVIDCNQENSCARTDAVFTPYPGFKSHVKVSRVVNTYGPQTRPEGIAGSGHKPTGMLRDCGNQAVEERLQNIEAHLRLQTGGPVPRDIYQRIKKLEDKILELEGISPEYFQSVVKLFWKKKKSPTTSKLFTG
- the Mbip gene encoding MAP3K12-binding inhibitory protein 1 isoform 2 (isoform 2 is encoded by transcript variant 2), which produces MAATAEHSSSSSCEKNLERSSSPLLTREVLCEVFRSLHTLTGQLNLRDDVVKITIDWNRLQSLSTSQPALLLTALEQHVLYLQPFLAKLQSLIKENSTAAELRQTEAETKSELRAKLPTGDLQDEGKLKDDDLGDVKKTQIHFDPEVVQIKAGKAEIDRRISAFIERKQAEINENNVREFCNVIDCNQENSCARTDAVFTPYPGFKSHVKVSRVVNTYGPQTRPEGIAGSGHKPTGMLRDCGNQAVEERLQNIEAHLRLQTGGPVPRDIYQRIKKLEDKILELEGISPEYFQSVNFSGKRRKVQPPQNYSLAELDEKISALKRALLRKSREADSMASHHLP
- the Mbip gene encoding MAP3K12-binding inhibitory protein 1 isoform 1 (isoform 1 is encoded by transcript variant 1), with the protein product MAATAEHSSSSSCEKNLERSSSPLLTREVLCEVFRSLHTLTGQLNLRDDVVKITIDWNRLQSLSTSQPALLLTALEQHVLYLQPFLAKLQSLIKENSTAAELRQTEAETKSELRAKLPTGDLQDEGKLKDDDLGDVKKTQIHFDPEVVQIKAGKAEIDRRISAFIERKQAEINENNVREFCNVIDCNQENSCARTDAVFTPYPGFKSHVKVSRVVNTYGPQTRPEGIAGSGHKPTGMLRDCGNQAVEERLQNIEAHLRLQTGGPVPRDIYQRIKKLEDKILELEGISPEYFQSVNFSGKRRKVQPPQQNYSLAELDEKISALKRALLRKSREADSMASHHLP
- the Mbip gene encoding MAP3K12-binding inhibitory protein 1 isoform 3 (isoform 3 is encoded by transcript variant 3); translated protein: MAATAEHSSSSSCEKNLERSSSPLLTREVLCEVFRSLHTLTGQLNLRDDVVKITIDWNRLQSLSTSQPALLLTALEQHVLYLQPFLAKLQSLIKENSTAAELRQTEAETKSELRAKLPTGDLQDEGKLKDDDLGDVKKTQIHFDPEVVQIKAGKAEIDRRISAFIERKQAEINENNVREFCNVIDCNQENSCARTDAVFTPYPGFKSHVKVSRVVNTYGPQTRPEGIAGSGHKPTGMLRDCGGPVPRDIYQRIKKLEDKILELEGISPEYFQSNFSGKRRKVQPPQQNYSLAELDEKISALKRALLRKSREADSMASHHLP
- the Mbip gene encoding MAP3K12-binding inhibitory protein 1 isoform X1, encoding MAATAEHSSSSSCEKNLERSSSPLLTREVLCEVFRSLHTLTGQLNLRDDVVKITIDWNRLQSLSTSQPALLLTALEQHVLYLQPFLAKLQSLIKENSTAAELRQTEAETKSELRAKLPTGDLQDEGKLKDDDLGDVKKTQIHFDPEVVQIKAGKAEIDRRISAFIERKQAEINENNVREFCNVIDCNQENSCARTDAVFTPYPGFKSHVKVSRVVNTYGPQTRPEGIAGSGHKPTGMLRDCGNQAVEERLQNIEAHLRLQTELFWKKKKSPTTSTELFTG